The genomic window TCCTGGCCGACCTCCGCCGAACCGGTGAAGAGGACGGTGTCGGTGCGGTCGTCCTCGACGATGGCGTTGCCCGCGTCGCCGAAGCCCTGCACCATGTTGAACACGCCGTCGGGGATGCCGGCATCCTCGAACATCTCGGCGATGATCTGGCCACACCACGGCGTCTGTTCGGCGGGCTTCCAGACGACGGTGTTGCCCTCGACCAGCGAGACGGCCATGTGCCAGAACGGAATGGCGACCGGGAAGTTCCACGGCGTGATACAGCCGACGACGCCGCGGGGTTTGCGGCGCATGTAGGCGTCTTTCTCGGGGATCTCGGAGGGCACGACGTCGCCTTTCGGGTGGCGGGCGTCGCCGGCGGCCCACTCGACCATGTGCCAGGCCTCGGTCACGTCGGCTTTTCCCTCGCTGATCTCCTTGCCGCATTCCTTGGTGACGACCTCACCCAGTTCCTGGTGTCGGTCCCGCAGTTCGTGGTAGATGTCCCAGAGGTACTCCGCCCGCTCGATGCGGGAGAGGTCTCGCCACTCCTCGAAGGCCTCGTCGGCGGCGGCCATCGCGCGGTCGATGTCCGCCTCGGTGCCCCGGCGGAACTCGCCCAGCGTCTCGCCCGTCGCCGGGTTCTCGCTCTCGAACGTCTCCGTTCCCTCGCCGTCGGTCCACTCGCCGTCGACGTAAT from Halostella salina includes these protein-coding regions:
- a CDS encoding aldehyde dehydrogenase family protein; its protein translation is MSQAIGAESYQHYVDGEWTDGEGTETFESENPATGETLGEFRRGTEADIDRAMAAADEAFEEWRDLSRIERAEYLWDIYHELRDRHQELGEVVTKECGKEISEGKADVTEAWHMVEWAAGDARHPKGDVVPSEIPEKDAYMRRKPRGVVGCITPWNFPVAIPFWHMAVSLVEGNTVVWKPAEQTPWCGQIIAEMFEDAGIPDGVFNMVQGFGDAGNAIVEDDRTDTVLFTGSAEVGQEVASKVGGTPGKLAACEMGGKNGIVITEEADLDIAVHSAVMSSFKTTGQRCVSSERLIVHTDVYDEFKERFVEVAEQVAVGDPLEENTFMGPAIEPDHVEKIQRYNDLAEQEGANVLVDRAELGDDEIPEGHEDGNWVGPFVYEVDYDEDLRCLKEEVFGPHVALVEYEGDVDRAIEIHND